The following are from one region of the Thiocapsa rosea genome:
- the guaB gene encoding IMP dehydrogenase, translating into MRLIQEALTFDDVLLVPAHSRVLPNEVDFQTKLTREISLKIPLVSAAMDTVTEARLAIAMALEGGIGIIHKNMNAERQAREVMAVKRYESGIIRNPITVGPGTSIGEVMKLTHAHNISGVPVTENGLLVGIVTGRDLRFETRMFEPVSTIMTPHERLVTVREGASREDVQRLLHEHRIEKVLVINDRFELRGLITVKDIQKAKDFPKASRDAQERLRCGAAVSVGKGTDERVAALVEAGVDVIVVDTAHGHSQGVLDRVEWVKVRYPEVQVIGGNIATADAARALVDAGADAVKVGIGPGSICTTRIVAGVGVPQITAVSNVNEALEGTGVPLIADGGLRFSGDVAKVIAAGAHSVMIGGLFAGTDEAPGEVEIYQGRSYKSYRGMGSLGAMGSNEGSSDRYFQEDTEKEKLVPEGIEGRVPYKGSVLNVIHQLVGGLGSSMGYTGCATIEEMRTKPQFVRVSAAGMRESHVHDVQITKEAPNYRIDN; encoded by the coding sequence ATGCGCCTGATCCAGGAAGCACTCACCTTCGACGACGTCCTCCTTGTTCCGGCGCACTCGCGGGTGCTCCCGAACGAGGTCGATTTTCAGACCAAGCTGACCCGCGAAATCTCGCTGAAGATTCCCCTTGTGTCGGCCGCGATGGATACGGTCACCGAGGCACGCCTGGCGATCGCAATGGCGCTGGAAGGCGGCATCGGGATCATCCACAAAAACATGAACGCCGAGCGCCAGGCCCGCGAGGTCATGGCGGTCAAACGTTACGAGAGCGGGATCATCCGCAACCCCATCACGGTCGGTCCCGGAACCAGCATCGGCGAGGTGATGAAGCTGACCCACGCGCACAACATCTCGGGCGTGCCGGTCACGGAAAACGGCCTGCTGGTCGGGATCGTCACGGGGCGCGATCTGCGCTTCGAGACCCGCATGTTCGAGCCGGTCTCGACCATCATGACCCCGCACGAACGTTTGGTCACGGTACGCGAAGGCGCAAGTCGCGAGGACGTCCAGCGGCTTCTGCACGAGCACCGCATCGAGAAGGTCCTGGTGATCAACGACCGCTTCGAGCTGCGCGGCCTGATCACGGTCAAGGACATCCAGAAGGCGAAGGACTTCCCGAAGGCCTCGCGCGACGCCCAAGAGCGGTTGCGCTGCGGTGCGGCCGTGAGCGTCGGCAAGGGAACTGACGAGCGCGTCGCCGCCCTGGTCGAGGCCGGGGTGGACGTGATCGTGGTCGATACGGCCCACGGGCATTCCCAGGGTGTGCTGGATCGCGTCGAGTGGGTGAAGGTCCGCTACCCCGAGGTTCAGGTCATCGGCGGAAACATCGCGACGGCGGATGCGGCCCGAGCACTGGTCGACGCAGGGGCCGATGCGGTGAAGGTCGGGATCGGCCCGGGGTCCATCTGCACCACGCGCATTGTCGCCGGTGTCGGCGTCCCGCAGATCACGGCGGTCTCCAACGTCAACGAGGCGCTGGAGGGCACGGGTGTGCCGCTGATCGCCGACGGCGGTCTGCGTTTCTCCGGAGACGTCGCCAAGGTCATCGCCGCGGGGGCCCACAGCGTCATGATCGGCGGGCTTTTTGCCGGCACGGACGAGGCTCCGGGCGAGGTCGAAATCTATCAGGGACGCTCCTACAAGTCCTATCGCGGGATGGGCTCGCTCGGCGCCATGGGCTCGAACGAGGGGTCGAGCGATCGCTACTTCCAGGAAGATACCGAAAAGGAAAAGCTGGTCCCGGAGGGCATCGAAGGGCGTGTGCCCTACAAGGGCAGCGTGCTGAACGTCATCCATCAATTGGTCGGCGGTCTGGGCTCGAGTATGGGCTACACCGGCTGCGCGACGATCGAGGAGATGCGCACCAAACCGCAGTTCGTGCGGGTGAGCGCAGCGGGGATGCGCGAGTCGCATGTCCACGACGTGCAGATTACGAAAGAAGCGCCGAATTATCGCATCGACAATTGA
- the guaA gene encoding glutamine-hydrolyzing GMP synthase produces MTNIHADRILILDFGSQYTQLIARRVREAGVYCELHPHDMGASAIREFAPSGVILSGGHQSVHEDETPRADPLVFDLGVPVLGICYGMQTMAAQLGGSVAPSTHREYGYAQVRARGHSRLLRDIEDHTSPEGYGLLDVWMSHGDRVETLPAGFQVIAETANAPLAGIADEERRFYGVQFHPEVTHTRQGQRVIERFIHAICGCGRLWTPGNIIEDSIAKVRAQVGSDAVLLGLSGGVDSSVVAALLHRAIGSQLTCVFVDNGLLRLGEGDQVMSTFARHMGVRVVRVDAEDRFLGRLKGVTDPEQKRKIIGNTFIEVFDDEASKLANVQWLAQGTIYPDVIESAGAKSGKATVIKSHHNVGGLPEEMNLKLVEPLRELFKDEVRKIGIELGLPSEMVYRHPFPGPGLAVRILGEVQKDDAVTLRKADHIFIEELRRADLYDQVSQAFAVFLPVRSVGVVGDKRQYAHVIALRAVETLDFMTARWAHLPYDFLDLVCRRIVNEVPGVSRVVYDITGKPPGTIEWE; encoded by the coding sequence ATGACCAATATTCACGCCGACCGCATTCTGATTCTCGACTTCGGGTCGCAGTACACGCAACTGATCGCGCGGCGCGTGCGCGAGGCGGGGGTCTATTGCGAGTTGCATCCGCATGACATGGGGGCGTCGGCGATCCGGGAGTTTGCACCGAGCGGCGTTATTCTATCCGGTGGTCACCAGTCCGTTCATGAGGACGAGACGCCCCGCGCGGATCCTCTGGTGTTCGATTTGGGCGTGCCCGTGCTGGGCATCTGTTACGGCATGCAGACCATGGCCGCGCAGCTCGGCGGCAGCGTCGCGCCTTCGACCCATCGCGAGTACGGCTATGCGCAGGTCCGTGCACGCGGCCACTCGCGCCTGCTGCGCGATATCGAGGACCACACCAGCCCCGAGGGCTACGGACTGTTGGACGTCTGGATGAGCCACGGCGACCGGGTCGAGACCCTCCCCGCGGGCTTTCAGGTCATCGCAGAGACCGCCAACGCGCCCTTGGCCGGCATCGCCGACGAGGAGCGCCGCTTCTACGGCGTGCAGTTCCACCCGGAGGTGACCCACACCCGCCAGGGCCAGCGGGTCATCGAACGCTTCATTCACGCGATCTGCGGCTGCGGCCGTCTCTGGACCCCCGGCAACATCATCGAAGACAGCATCGCCAAGGTGCGCGCTCAGGTCGGCAGCGACGCCGTCCTGCTCGGACTCTCGGGCGGCGTGGACTCCAGCGTCGTCGCCGCCCTGCTGCACCGCGCCATCGGCAGCCAGCTGACCTGCGTCTTCGTCGACAACGGACTGCTGCGGCTCGGCGAGGGCGATCAGGTCATGAGCACCTTCGCGCGCCACATGGGCGTGCGGGTGGTCCGGGTCGATGCCGAAGACCGCTTCCTCGGCCGGCTCAAGGGCGTGACCGACCCGGAGCAGAAGCGCAAGATCATCGGCAACACCTTTATCGAGGTCTTCGACGACGAGGCGAGCAAGCTCGCCAATGTGCAATGGCTCGCCCAAGGCACCATCTACCCGGACGTGATCGAATCCGCCGGCGCCAAATCCGGCAAGGCCACGGTCATCAAATCCCACCACAACGTAGGCGGGCTGCCGGAGGAGATGAACCTCAAGCTCGTCGAGCCCCTGCGCGAGCTCTTCAAAGACGAAGTTCGCAAGATCGGCATCGAGCTCGGCCTGCCCTCCGAGATGGTCTATCGTCACCCCTTCCCGGGTCCCGGCCTCGCCGTGCGCATCCTGGGCGAAGTCCAAAAGGACGACGCCGTCACCCTGCGCAAGGCCGACCACATCTTCATCGAAGAGCTGCGCCGCGCCGACCTCTACGATCAGGTCTCCCAAGCCTTCGCCGTCTTCCTGCCGGTGCGCTCCGTCGGCGTCGTCGGCGACAAGCGCCAATATGCCCACGTGATCGCGTTGCGTGCGGTCGAAACACTCGACTTCATGACGGCGCGCTGGGCGCACCTCCCCTACGACTTCCTGGACCTGGTGTGCCGGCGGATCGTCAACGAGGTCCCCGGCGTCTCCCGCGTCGTCTACGACATCACCGGCAAACCGCCGGGGACGATCGAGTGGGAGTGA
- a CDS encoding AAA family ATPase — protein sequence MLTSIQLNDFKSFRDQTIPLAPLTLLVGANASGKSNLFDAIRFLQGVGLGHPFTEILLPRWEAGREAWPGIRGGIHEVAFCHGNSFGLSTVWSLCRRDPLMREAEAQRLVGVFDYPEVRLAHRIKCRTEDQVLLIDERLTDTDEGNQLFATGGSSPSPQPRSTDFVPILTDLLPENPGRRTTSVCDAARSVLGQIHTLRVDGAHERVAMDSIRLAVAMRSSLFLDISPARMRAYQAIQTRDLGEQGENISPVLRRYCQDSDKKADLIDWLSELCGPAITDIRFDENAQQEVLLQVIETNGMPISARSLSDGTLRFLGILAALITAPEGSMVLIEEIENGLHPTRIHLLVELLEHVTRDRGIQVLATTHSPWLLQHLCDESLGNAVVFGRVPEEEGTIARRLRDLKDFEAVADRAAVDRLFSTGWLERAL from the coding sequence ATGCTGACATCCATCCAGCTGAACGATTTCAAAAGCTTCCGAGATCAGACGATCCCGCTTGCGCCGCTGACCCTGTTGGTTGGCGCAAACGCCTCGGGTAAGAGCAATCTCTTCGATGCGATTCGATTTCTTCAGGGCGTCGGACTCGGTCACCCCTTCACCGAAATACTCCTTCCTCGTTGGGAGGCCGGACGGGAAGCCTGGCCGGGGATACGGGGCGGGATTCACGAGGTCGCATTCTGTCACGGCAACAGCTTTGGACTTTCGACGGTTTGGAGCCTTTGCCGTCGTGACCCTCTCATGCGGGAGGCAGAGGCCCAGAGACTTGTAGGGGTCTTCGACTATCCCGAGGTGCGGCTCGCCCATCGAATCAAGTGCCGAACCGAGGACCAGGTCCTTCTGATCGACGAACGCCTGACGGATACCGACGAAGGTAATCAGCTCTTTGCAACCGGCGGGTCCAGTCCATCGCCGCAGCCCCGCAGCACAGACTTCGTCCCGATCTTGACCGACCTCTTGCCGGAGAACCCCGGAAGACGCACTACGTCGGTTTGTGATGCTGCACGCAGTGTCCTCGGTCAGATTCACACGCTGAGAGTGGACGGCGCACACGAACGCGTTGCCATGGACAGCATCCGATTGGCTGTGGCCATGAGGAGTTCCCTCTTCCTCGATATCAGTCCTGCGCGCATGCGCGCTTATCAAGCCATCCAGACCCGGGACTTGGGCGAACAAGGAGAGAATATCTCCCCGGTACTTCGCAGATACTGCCAAGACAGCGACAAAAAAGCCGACCTCATCGATTGGCTCTCCGAGCTTTGCGGACCGGCGATCACCGATATCCGTTTCGACGAAAACGCGCAGCAGGAGGTCTTGCTCCAGGTCATCGAGACGAACGGAATGCCGATCAGTGCTCGCAGCCTATCCGACGGGACACTCCGCTTCCTCGGCATTCTGGCCGCCCTGATCACGGCTCCCGAGGGCTCGATGGTCCTGATCGAGGAGATCGAAAATGGCCTTCACCCGACGCGCATTCATCTTCTGGTCGAGCTCTTGGAGCATGTCACGAGAGATCGCGGTATCCAGGTGCTGGCCACAACCCACTCCCCGTGGCTGCTCCAACACCTCTGCGACGAGAGCCTCGGCAATGCGGTTGTTTTCGGCCGCGTTCCCGAAGAGGAAGGCACAATCGCCCGTCGCCTCAGAGATCTGAAGGATTTCGAAGCGGTTGCCGACCGAGCCGCTGTCGATCGCCTTTTCTCGACCGGCTGGCTAGAGCGAGCCTTGTGA